DNA from Fibrobacter sp. UWH6:
ACCTGTACAGCCATGGTCTGGGCGCCTGGATGACGCTCCTTTCCACTGGTCTTTCCCTGGTGGCTCTCATCACTGCTCGTAACACTACCTGCAAGAACTACCGCAACTTCGCAATCGGCATCTTCGCCTTGATGGGCGCCATGAACGGCACCTTCCTGGCCGCCGACGCAGTGCTGTTCTTCTTCTTCTTCGAAGCAATGGTGATCCCCGCCGCAATCCTTATCGCCGGTTTCGGTGGCAAGGATCGCGTCAAGGCTGCTATGACCTTCGCCATCTACACCCTGGTGGGCTCCGCTCCCATGATGGTGGCTCTGTGGTACGTGCTGACCAAGGCTGACAACTCCCTGCTCCTTTCTCTGGCCCTGGCTATCCAGAACATGGATCCCGCCGTCCAGACCTCTATCCTCGTTTGCTTCCTCCTGGCCTTCATGGTGAAGACTCCGATCTTCCCGTTCCACGGCTGGCAGGCAATTTCCTACTCCGAAGCTCCCGCTCCGCTCTCTGCAATCCTTACCGGTGCAATGAGTAAGGCTGGCGTCTTTGGTTTCATTGCCTGGATCCTCCCGATTTTCCCGCTTTCTATGACTGCTGTCAGCACCATGATGTGGCTGGGCCTCGTGACTGCCGTTTACGGCGCTCTCATGGCTCTCCGCGCCAAGGATGCCAAGAAACTTCTGGCCTTCAGCTCCATGGGTCACCTCGGCCTGGCTGTTGCCGGTGTCTTTAGCCTTTCCGAAGCTATGCTCCCCGCAGTGCTGGTGCTCCTGGTGGCACACGGCCTCTCCGCAGGCGCACAGTTCCTTCTGATGGGCATTGGCGAACGTATGACTGGAACTCGCGAACTGGATAAGCTTGGCGGTCTTGCCCGCAAGACTCCGGTGTTCGGCACCCTGTTCGGCTTTGTGGCTGTGATGGCCCTGGCTGTTCCTGGTACTGCAGGCTTCGTCGGCGAATTCACCGTGCTCCTGTCCCTCTGGGATATGGGCCCGCTCCCCGCACTGGTTGCTGGTCTCACCATCATCCT
Protein-coding regions in this window:
- a CDS encoding NuoM family protein; this encodes MLLHLLVLAPFVVAILMVATSKEDPKSSSRLAFLFGLAFVGMSVALIAGGNQATEAVEWFRIPGAKGPVYYYLYSHGLGAWMTLLSTGLSLVALITARNTTCKNYRNFAIGIFALMGAMNGTFLAADAVLFFFFFEAMVIPAAILIAGFGGKDRVKAAMTFAIYTLVGSAPMMVALWYVLTKADNSLLLSLALAIQNMDPAVQTSILVCFLLAFMVKTPIFPFHGWQAISYSEAPAPLSAILTGAMSKAGVFGFIAWILPIFPLSMTAVSTMMWLGLVTAVYGALMALRAKDAKKLLAFSSMGHLGLAVAGVFSLSEAMLPAVLVLLVAHGLSAGAQFLLMGIGERMTGTRELDKLGGLARKTPVFGTLFGFVAVMALAVPGTAGFVGEFTVLLSLWDMGPLPALVAGLTIILSAAYMLRFVQKVIFGEQKCEVTGTQMTALEGSSIGIMAALLLVFGMHPAFITNALHLFDEQAVEQMAKLSGNAQQIEETAENEAVPAAEAAASAEDENIASVAQPMTEEDFRQLDSNLAANGFSEEERASLIKQLREMDVDTAAASEAAVEGGNN